One Molothrus ater isolate BHLD 08-10-18 breed brown headed cowbird unplaced genomic scaffold, BPBGC_Mater_1.1 matUn_MA576, whole genome shotgun sequence DNA segment encodes these proteins:
- the LOC118700337 gene encoding basic proline-rich protein-like — protein sequence MMAAGRGPGSEDGAFEEEEEEEEEEEEEEEEEEEEEEEEEEEAAGAPPAPPEDDDGESEEATSVTSSGDSGGAPSPPRQRLCRFPDPPIGGGASALPGAALWGRGLPGSPRNRTQRRGRGLRQRRTRDHAHRGRGLAPLSRVWAWLRHLAGAQGSPQLPRGPEEAPPPAAPTPRPLPRPRPRAPRAPPPPRSSSTTSAPSAASGSWPPAPSAPIGATGAAAASAAPPPPPPPPPGAPPPPRRAAPPLPRPAPPRGAPPLSAAPSAPGPSASWPSCTSTTCCTPGGSSRTRPPRGGHAHCGGDTPTARGTRPLGLETRPLGFGTRPPRSRRGPVGEGGGGGGGVGNRK from the exons ATGATGGCGGCCGGGCGGGGCCCGGGGAGCGAGGACGGAGCCTtcgaggaggaggaggaggaggaggaggaggaggaagaagaagaagaggaagaggaggaggaggaagaggaggaagaggaagaagcgGCCGGCG CGCCGCCGGCCCCACCCGAGGACGACGACGGCGAATCAGAGGAGGCCACGTCGGTGACGTCATCGGGGGACAGCGGCGgcgccccctcccccccccgccAACGGCTGTGCAG GTTCCCGGACCCGCCCATTGGGGGCGGAGCCTCGGCCCTTCCCGGAGCCGCCCTGTGGGGGAGGGGCCTCCCCGGAAGCCCCCGGAACCGCACCCAGCGGAGGGGGCGTGGCCTCCGCCAGCGGAGGACCCGTGACCACGCCCACAGGGGGCGGGGATTGGCACCGCTGTCCCGAGTGTGGGCGTGGCTTCGGCACCTCGCGGGCGCTCAAGGTTCACCGCAGTTACCACGTGGGCCGGAAGAGGCCcctccccccgccgcccccacgccccgccccctcccccggccccgcccccgcgctCCCAGAGCCCCTCCCCCGCCCCGTTCAAGTTCCACTACATCTGCGCCGAGTGCGGCCTCGGGTTCGTGGCCCCCGGCGCCCTCGGCGCCCATCGGTGCCaccggagccgccgccgccagcgccgcccctcccccaccgcccccgccgccccccggggcccctccccccccccgccgcgccgccccgcccctcccccgcCCAGCCCCGCCCCGCGGAGCCCCGCCCCTTTCCGCTGCACCGAGTGCGCCGGGGCCTTCGGCCTCGTGGCCGAGCTGCACGAGCACTACATGCTGCACGCCAGGGGGGAGCTCTAGGACACGCCCACCGCGAGGGGGACACGCCCACTGCGGGGGGGACACGCCCACTGCGAGGGGGACACGCCCACTCGGATTGGAGACACGCCCACTCGGGTTTGGGACacgcccgccccgctcccggcgcGGCCCagtgggggagggaggaggaggaggaggcggtgTCGGCAACAGGAAGTGA
- the ZNF576 gene encoding zinc finger protein 576 has protein sequence MAQPPDLAPPPSELAPPPSARPSPHPAEEEEEEEEEGGGGGGGAWSPPGSGGAAYSPGSQHCPRCLITFPDAIFAARHAKRQHPRDFALGLRGSLFVCFVCARPFGSSPALLRHQRGHAHRGAEPREAAPAARKATPPALLECRECGRGFAREGALHRHYIRHARGEL, from the exons atgGCGCAGCCCCCGGACTTGGCCCCGCCCCCCTCGGAGTTGGCTCCGCCCCCTTCGGCGcgcccctccccccaccccgcggaggaggaggaggaggaggaggaggaaggagggggaggggggggaggggcCTGGAGCCCCCCCGGGAGCGGAGGAGCCGCCT ACTCTCcgggctcccagcactgccccaggtgTCTGATCACCTTCCCCGACGCCATTTTCGCCGCCCGCCACGCCAAGCGCCAGCACCCGCGCGATTTCGCCCTGGGCCTGCGGGGGTCGCTCTTCGTCTGCTTCGTCTGCGCCCGCCCCTTCGGCTCCTCCCCGGCGCTGCTGCGCCACCAGCGCGGCCACGCCCACAGGGGGGCGGAGCCCAGGGAGGCCGCGCCCGCCGCCAGGAAAGCCACGCCCCCCGCGCTGCTGGAGTGCCGGGAGTGTGGGCGGGGCTTCGCCCGGGAGGGGGCGTTGCACCGGCACTACATCCGCCATGCCAGGGGCGAGCTCTGA
- the XRCC1 gene encoding LOW QUALITY PROTEIN: DNA repair protein XRCC1 (The sequence of the model RefSeq protein was modified relative to this genomic sequence to represent the inferred CDS: deleted 1 base in 1 codon): MRGFRWSREGREAAMAEIPFTRVVSVTSADPRHPAENLLRPEDGGKWRGAAAGEKQLSVVLELGDSRPIHSLHIGNDGAAFVEVLLGCSAGGEFQVLLPSSALMSPSESRAGAGPGRVRLFGPQALVKRPATATPTTKYDRLQVVLSQPYCQSRPYGLAFIRAFAAPEEGQEPPPALVRRLGPFTLREEGEGSPRRPPGALFYQRPSPNTASAQPPPGPSYAAAALQETNRESSQPPKRRLPSPTTTTTNGTPQKKPKTPQKTPKTPPKNPAPPQKNPAPPQKTPGPPQKPPPDSGGPILAGVVLALSGFQNPLRGHLRAAAAAMGAEYRPDWTPECTHLVCAFPRTPKAARARQQGGVVVGARWIWECQKRGRRLSCGPYLLDGSASSGSEGEEPEEAPPPPRPSPKEKKGAGLPQMDKPETPPPAAPATPPESGDSEDQSEDTDPFGGSTEENTEDEDEGEGLPIPPLPGAFFEDKKFFLHGPFPEGERRRLRRLVVAFGGSLAPYMDESVTHVVTSQDWDPAFDEALELRPSLLFVRPHWLLLCGDRQRPIPAQPFLVTSSARQ; this comes from the exons ATGC GGGGCTTCCGGTGGAGCCGTGAGGGGAGGGAGGCGGCAATGGCGGAGATTCCGTTCACGCGGGTGGTGTCGGTGACCAGCGCGGATCCG CGTCACCCGGCGGAGAATCTGCTGAGGCCCGAAGATGGCGGGAAATGGAgaggagcggcggcgggggagAAACAGCTGAGTGTGGTGCTGGAg CTGGGTGACTCCCGGCCCATCCACTCCCTGCACATCGGCAACGACGGCGCCGCCTTtgtggaggtgctgctgggctgctctgccgGGGGCGAGTTCCAG gtgctcctgcCCAGTTCTGCTCTGATGTCACCAAGCGAGagccgggcgggggcggggccaggcCGGGTGCGGCTCTTTGGGCCGCAGGCATTGGTCAAACGTCCGGCCACGGCCACGCCCACGACCAAGTACGACCGGCTGCAGGTGGTGCTGAGCCAGCCCTACTGCCAG AGCCGCCCCTACGGCCTGGCCTTCATCAGAGCCTTCGCTGCCCCCGAGGAGGGACAGGAACCGCCCCCGGCCCTG GTTCGCCGCCTGGGTCCGTTCACGCTGCGCGAGGAGGGGGAGGGGAGCCCCCGGCGCCCCCCCGGGGCCCTGTTCTACCAACGCCCCTCCCCCAACACAG cctcagcccagccccCCCCCGGGCCCAGCTACGCCGCAGCCGCGCTGCAGGAAACgaacagggagagcagccag ccccccaaGCGCCGCCTCCCctcccccaccaccaccaccaccaacggcaccccccaaaaaaagcccaaaaccccccaaaaaacccccaaaacccccccaaaaaacccgGCGCCCCCCCAGAAAAACCCGGcgcccccccaaaaaaccccgggacccccccagaAACCGCCCCCGGATTCGGGGGGTCCCATTCTGGCGGGGGTGGTGCTGGCCCTGAGCGGATTCCAGAACCCTCTGCGGGGGCACCTgcgggcggcggccgcggccaTGGGGGCGGAGTATCGGCCGGACTGGACACCCGAGTGCACCCACCTGGT gtgcGCCTTCCCCAGGACCCCGAAGGCGGCGCGGGCGCGGCAGCAGGGCGGGGTCGTGGTGGGAGCCAGGTGGATCTGGGAGTGCCAGAAACggggcaggagg ctgagctgcGGGCC GTACCTCCTGGACGGCTCCGCCTCCTCTGGCAGCGAGGGGGAGGAGCCTGAggaggccccgccccctccaCGACCTTCCcccaaggagaaaaaaggggcGGGGCTTCCTCAGATGGACAAACCCGAGACTCCGCCCCCTGCGGCGCCGGCCACGCCCCCTGAGTCAGGTGACAGCGAGGACCAATCAGAGGA CACCGACCCCTTTGGGGGCTCCACCGAGGAGAACACCGAGGACGAGGATGAGGGGGAGGGGCTGCCCATCCCCCCCCTGCCCGGTGC ATTTTTTGAGGACAAAAAGTTCTTTTTGCACGGCCCCTTCCCCGagggggagcggcggcggctgcggcgccTGGTGGTGGCGTTCGGGGG ctccctggctcCCTACATGGACGAATCCGTGACCCACGTGGTGACGTCACAGGACTGGGACCCCGCCTTCGATGAG gCGCTGGAGCTCCGCCCCTCGCTGCTGTTCGTGCGTCCCCATTGGCTGCTGCTCTGCGGGGATCGGCAACGGCCGATCCCGGCCCAGCCCTTCCTCGTGACGTCATCGGCACGGCAGTGA
- the SMG9 gene encoding LOW QUALITY PROTEIN: nonsense-mediated mRNA decay factor SMG9 (The sequence of the model RefSeq protein was modified relative to this genomic sequence to represent the inferred CDS: deleted 1 base in 1 codon) — protein sequence MSDSGQSPAPGARRRCWNREKEPEGGGERRELGEEPAGPLQKTPIILAKPPAERQQPPLAAPKAGPAQAPPPPAPAPPIVLMKARGEEGRGGGGASAAPGEGPQQAPPTEREGPRPTQPVYQLHSRGLAPPAALDPAQAQARLAAPEKMKTSIKLVDEQMNWCDSALEFLLEQTDVLVVGALGLQGTGKSTVMSLLAGNQPEEDPRSFVFRPQPPELRERGGAQTGGIDLFITQERVLFLDTQPILSPAHLDHLINNDRKLPPEFALPHAYVETQSLQIAAFLFTVCHVVLLVQDWFTDLGLYRFLQTAEMVKPPTPSPSHDSSGAGPEEPSEYYPHLVFVQTRAPPECFSPRRLGQMQRVLGRLMAHSRLKYRGSLSMRELLPAPPGSGPAPPGSGPAPPEPEVNLFLLPPLEEEPEDALPRGETSMDQYKPVWACTGRFHYAARIWDGVKKSSALAEYGRLLG from the exons atgtcGGACTCCGGGCAGAGCCCCGCCCCCGGCGCGCGGCGCCGCTGCTGGAACCGAGAGAAGGAACCGGAGGGAGGCGGAGAGAGGAGG gagctgggggaggagcCAGCGGGGCCCCTGCAGAAGACGCCAATCATCCTGGCCAAGCCCCCTGCAGAGCGG cagcagccgcctcTGGCTGCCCCCAAGGCGGGGCCAGCACAAGCCCCGCCCCCTccagcgccggccccgcccaTCGTGCTGATGAAAGCACGGGGAGAGgaggggcggggagggggcggagCCTCGGCAGCACCGGGGGAGGGGCCACAACAAGCCCCGCCCACCGAGAGGGAGGGGCCACGCCCCACCCAGCCTGTCTATCAACTGCACAGCCGGGGCCTGGCCCCGCCTGCCGCGCTTGACC ctgcccaggccCAGGCCCGGCTGGCGGCGCCCGAGAAGATGAAAACCAGCATCAAACTGGTGGACGAGCAAATGAACTGGTGCGACAGCGCCCTCGAG ttcctgctggagcagacgGACGTGCTGGTGGTGGGggcgctggggctgcagggaaccGGGAAATCCACGGTGATGTCACTGCTGGCCGGGAACCAGCCCGAGGAGGACCCGCG GTCCTTCGTGTTCCGGCCGCAACCGCCGGAGCTGCGCGAGAGGGGCGGGGCCCAGACCGGGGGCATCGACCTGTTCATAACCCAGGAGCGCGTCCTGTTCCTGGACACGCAG CCCATCCTAAGCCCCGCCCACCTGGATCACCTGATCAACAACGACCGGAAGCTTCCGCCCGAGTTCGCTCTGCCCCACGCCTACGTGGAGACCCAG TCGCTGCAGATCGCCGCCTTCCTGTTCACCGTGTGCCAcgtggtgctgctggtgcaggatTGGTTCACTGACCTGGGGCTCTACAG GTTCCTGCAGACGGCCGAGATGGTGAAGCCCCCGACGCCGTCCCCCAGCCACGACtcgagcggggccgggcccgaGGAGCCCTCCGAGTATTACCCACACCTGG TTTTCGTTCAAACCCGCGCC CCCCCCGAGTGCTTCTCCCCGCGCCGCCTGGGGCAGATGCAGCGCGTGCTCGGCCGCCTGATGGCGCACTCGCGCCTCAAATACCGCG GCTCTCTGTCCATGCGGGAGCTGCTCCCCGCCCCCCCCGGCTctggccccgccccccccggctccggccccgccccccccgAGCCCGAGGTCAATCTGTTCCTGCTGCCCCCCCTGGAGGAGGAGCCCGAGGACGCCCTGCCCCGAGGTGagaccagtatggaccagtataaaccagtatggGCCTGTACGGGCCG GTTCCATTACGCCGCCCGCATCTGGGACGGAGTGAAAAAATCCTCGGCCCTGGCCGAGTACGGCCGCTTACTGGGgtga